The DNA sequence cttcctaataagtgttttctaattttatttttatactaaaataactattttttaaaatttaataactaattaattaatctatacatattatatttttatatattatatgtaattagtaaaaatattgataaatatcatataataaaaaaaattatgtagcacttaataaaaatatttgatattttttggtacatatttgataaattttatatttataattttatattgataattatacataattaaaaatacaattgaatttaaaaatgagtgaatataaaatttaaaaaatataatacaatttaatagaacgttttttgtatatatataaattagcaTATATATCAACAAAGAACAATCTGTCTAGTGGCAAGGAGATTGTGTGACTAAATCCTAAAGTGATTTCCGAGTTTTTTATCGTGCACTAATTTGATCCTTGAGATTTCTATTACACTAATTTGGACTTTCGGAGTTACATATGAGTCCCTGGTCCAATTTTAGACGTGAGCCAAAAAATTAATGTAGCATAACCAGTATTACATGAGATAAATGGAATGATGCCGTTTTGAACCTTGGCgcattttaaaagtaaaatgttGTTGTTTTGTTATGCAGAAGAATAAAACGGTTACTTGGTGAGAGGGGTGATCACTtacaatttcttctttttcttttctcaccAACATCAACGCTTTGTCTCCTccattagaataaaaataacggTAGTTTAGGACAATTTAACGTCgtttgatttcttccatttcttccCGCGATTCTTGAAAATAGTGACCATCGAGAGTTACTAAAACAAAGAATGAGAAATATTTTCATTATCTAGaaggtgattttttttttaaaaataattttttggctTCTTTATTCATTTTTCATTTGATATGTTATTTCTGTAAGTCTTTTTATTTGCATTCATTTGGATTTATGTAGAAATGTTATTTTGTTAGGATTTATATTGTTCTTTTGTTAGAATTGTAGTTGATGCTCTGCATCTATTGAATAAAACAGGGGCGttgttttataattatatttgtgttttgtttatcttttagttttatgcaaggtaatttcttttttttttttttgtgacattGTTCACTTTGAGTTTTTTTTGTTCATGTTTCACTCGCTATCAAGTTTGTAATGCTATTTAGTATTTTGTCCGACAATATCATGATTGCATTTTGCAAAACTATGGAAGTTCTTTGTTATCTTGATTAACTATGATTAACTAATGCTATGTTTGGATTCAATCTTATTTTGTATTggttataaatagaaaaaatatagaaaaacaaCTCTTTTATAAGTTAACATAAGTCAattctattataatttaaattttataaataaataaaatttaaaaataaaaatttaaaattcaaaaaagatactttttatatttatcctAATCACATTtataatacacaataaaaagaatccataaaaaatttaatcctcTTTCATTCATTTGGAAACAGCCAAATCTCTCCTTCCACAAACACACCGTCTCCACGTATTTTCGACGCCGCTGTCCACCGACCACCGTCACGTCTTTCATTGAGCTAAGCGACCTCTTTCACACGTCCGGTCGCCGTCCTTCTTTCGTCGACGCCGTCGCTTACCATCCCGACGTATCTGCACCGCCGTGGCCCCCATCCGTTGCGACGTAGCTACCGCCGGTCTCCCATTTGCAACGTGTGATCAACTATTCCGATCCATAGTAACTCTTCTACTCGCGATGTGCGGCCTCCGTGGCTTCCTCCTCGCAACGCACCACCACGAGTCTCCCATTGTACACGCAATAGCGTCCAAAATGTCGTCGCCGGTCACGCTAtggctcttcttcttctcttctcctatgttttgaatgtttctttttcctaaattttggatgattctttttattagttttggatgattctttttctatgttttatatgtttttttcttaggatttggatggtttttttcttatattttatatattttttcttagaaTTTGGATAattctttatcttatgttttgttttttttttttagtttggacATTTcttttttgaaagagaaattaggggtttgcctaataaataataaaagatgaAATCGAATAAAAAGAAgtaattaataatcattaattttgcatttttaaaaaataaaatttaaataattaataattaatgacaattaattaGTATAGAATGTAGTTTAAATATGTTTGTTAACTTGTTATTGGATATACCTCTCTTGATTATGTGGGATTGCATCAGCATAGGAATTGGTGTTTATGGATTTAGAGCTTTTATCAATCTCTTTTATTGTAATCgaagagaaaaaagaatagaaaatgaGAATAAGAAATAAGAAGTTGAGGAATTtgaattttctaaattttgaatttttactttagaaagttttagaaagtaaagtgtgatttttcatcctttaatagtttctctctcatattttctcttagtctcacttataaaataaatggtgagagattatatttttctctctaaagtaaaatttaaaatttagagaatttaaaTTCGAAGTTGAGAGAATAATATTACTATTTATATACCTTAAGTCATTGCCTAATTAGCTTGCAATCcccaaaataaaaagttaacCAATTATCGGTAAAgaaaatgctatttgtataccaaaatcagtcactaaaattagccaccaatgaatttgtgtataaatatatgtatagtttaatttattttcaatgtgtatttatattttaacatgtatttttataCTAGTAACTGATTTTGgagactaattttaatgtatacgtAACATAACCCAATTGATAAATATCTTGCTTAACTAACTTGTTGACTTGTTTGATAAGTTAAGTAGTTAACCAATAAATGAATAAAACCATTAGGACAATACAAATTCATGAGACCTAATTTGAAAACAATAATTGAAAAGTGGTTAGAAAAGATTTCGAAAAAGAATCGAACGAgagaatacaaaataaaaagtcATTACatctaattcaaaattttttaattataaattaataaatctcttattttataaattttttgttctctattttttttaatgtacaaTTAACTTCTTTCATTCGTCACACTTGCAATAGTCACATTTGCAATAATATCACTGTTATAAAATCTGCCAATTTAATTTGAAGAAGAAACAGGCATCAAATGTGTTAGATCTGCCAAGAAATTTTCTCAAGCAACATGAATGATAGCTCTCGCTTCTATGGACTATGGGGAAGATGGGTTTGAAGCAATATAAATCGCACAAGTGTTGTCACAAAACAAGGTTGTTAACCTATCTAATTTCATGTAATATCATCTAAAACAAGTAAAGAGCCATTGAGATAGCAACAGTAGTTTGTGTTTCGTTTTTCAGTTTTTCACTTTTTCTAGAAATTACCGTGTATGGTCAACCTTTGGATACAGCCATGTGAATAATATGTTTTACTGTATAtgatcttttttctttattacTATGGGACCTAGCTAGTAGCTGGCTACACCTATATTTGACATTTTATAAAACGAAAAAATGTTCAAATGTTATAAATAGTATAAGAAAATTCGATCcaaatgtattttatattaaataataggtgtttgctacggtacgatCATAAATTCATACGTATCGATACAATTAAAATGTAGACAAATTAAAACACGACACATGGATTATATTTTCCacgtcaataattaatttttctttttttaaatatatattatatcaattattttactaaattatctttatactttaataaaaataaaaaatattttttatttaatattataaaaagactaaaatacccttttttatattaaacaaaaattaatttaaaaatcaaaatcaaaatacatctcattatttatatacattgaAAAATTACTTCATTGATCATGAACCCTAATCTAATCTCTCTCACCTCtgttcatacaaaaaaaaaacacatttaaacaatttttttcatCATTAAATATCAATCTACCAATAAAATACAACCTCATCCCTAATTCCTACCCGGACAGCAGCAGCCTATCCTCACCCTCTCTCTTCATCGTAGTCGCGCTCTCTCTCCGTCGTTCTTCACGCAAGCAGCCGCCTTGTCGTTCTCCATGCATCAACAGCTCATCGTGTTGTGCTCCACGTAGCAGCAACCCCGTATCACTCTCTAACGTCGTGCCTTCCTCCTCTCCTCCCTGCAATTGCCACTCTCTGTCTTTCATTTGCTGCTGTTCAGCCCTGCCGTTCTAGATGCAGGGGACTGTGTCGACGAAAACTGTGGGGCTAGACGACGGAAATGGCGTTTAATTTATTgttcttgttctgcttcttgtTTTCTGCCCCTTTGATGAGAGAGAATTATATATTCAAAAGATCGGGCTAGTTCAATCAATTTATCTATTAACCATCggtttaactattttttttactaatgttTTGTGAAGCAATTTTGAAAGTCAACCGAATTGACTAAAGGATCGATTTCCGTTAATTCGGTCAAACTGTTCGGTTTGATCAAATTTTTAGAATCTTATTAATAAATAGTCAGGACGACTATTTTGTGTATATGTAATTGCatagaaaaaagggcaatttacGTTTTTAAATTGTTTCAACCTCAAATttacgcaaatgcattgtttcaaAAATGGTTACGCAATTACGTTGTTTCACTATATtatataaaccgctactggcagtagcggtttagaGATGCACAGAAACCGCTAGAGCCAGCAGCGGATTCTGTTGATTTTTGGTTCTTcataaaccgctgctgccagcagcggtttatGTTTGTTGAAATGCGTGCGTAAACCGCTGGTGGCCATAGCGGTTTACGTGTATTCTGTGTCATTGGGTTCCCTATATAAACCATGGAGGGGCAAATGTGGAGAGGTAGAGTGTTATTCACAAATGGCTGGTGAGGATAGTTTTGTGGCTCTGGTCTATTGCTCTGGAAAAATTCAAAGGAGCAAACGCCACGGTGTGAAATTCACAGATAGAGAACCGGTTAGTATTTTTATTCGATCTTCAAGTACATTGGCAGAGATTAAGCTCAGCATACTACAGAAGCTCGGTACCTGTGGTACGAAGCAGGTTAAAAAGTTGTTTTACAAGATTTCCATTACTGTTGTGTCAACCGGCGTGCGGTTTGAGACCTTTGTGATTGGGTCGGATGAAGACCTGCAGGTCTTGTTTCACTGTAGGCGTAGTTTTCCGGAGGTGAGGATTCCTGAGATGTTTGCGAAGTTGGAAGATCGTGTGGATAGCTCTGGGGCATCAGCACCGGGTCCTCAGTCGACCACAGGGGGCGGTGCATCGACATCACTGCCTGTGGTAGCAGCGGTAGTTCTACCTCCCGAGCCAGAACGTGCTGAGGTTGAGTTTGAGGTTGGACCGGATCGAGTTGAGAATGCGCTTTGTGATGATGATTCCGATGAGGAGCCACTCGATATTGGTGGGGACAGTGAAGATGATATACCAATAGGTGCAGCCCATGGAGGTTCCGGTTCTGCAACACAAGAGTACCCTCCGCACCTGTCGTCTTTGAACTTGGAGGCCCTTGGTCAGCACCAGAATGTTGAGGCAACATTCGATGGACAGGGTATGCATGATGGGACAAGGTTTGACTGAATTTCAGATTGGCCAATCGTTCCAGAGTAAGGAGGAAGCTGTGCTGAGCGTGAAAGATTACAGCATTCGGCGTGGAGTTGAGTACAGGGTTATGGAGTCAGACAGTCTAAAATACCAAGGGAGATGCAAGGAGTTCGGTAACGGATGCACGTGGTTGATTCGGATAGTCATGCGAAAAAGGAAGAGCACATGGAAAGTTAGGAGGTACAACGGACCACACACGTGTATGGCCACATCGATTTCGAGCGACCACATGcagcttgattatcatgtgattTGTGCAAGAATTTTTTCATTGGTTAGAGCTGATGCGTCGGTCTCGATTAAGGTGTTGCAAGAGGCAACAGAGGCAACATATGGTTTCAAGCCAAGTTATCGGAAGGtgtggttggcaaagcagaaggcaGTAGCACAGATCTACGgcgattgggaggagtcatatgcAGATCTGCCCCGCTGGATCCTTGGGGTCACGTTAACCATGGACGGTTCCGTTGCTTTGCTGAAGACCTCCCCGGTTAGAGTGGGTGACCAGGTTGATGAAGAAAGAGTCTACTTTCATCGCATGTTTTGGACATTCCCTCCATGTGTTGAGGCATTCTGCCACTGTAAGCCACTCGTCAGCATCGATGGGACACACTTGTATGGTAAGTATGGAGGGACGTTGTTGTTGGCGATTGCTCAGGATGGGAATTCGAATATTTTGCCTGTTGCGTTTGCACTAGTGGAGGGGGAAAATGCTGAGTCTTGGTCATATTTTCTGTCCAATCTTAGAAGACATGTTACTCCACAGGAAGGTATTCTCGTCATCTCCGACAGACACAACGGCATCAAGGCTGCGCTGGAGTCACCCGATAGTTGTTGGCGACCTCCACATGCTTATAGGGCATTTTGCATTCGGCATGTTGCTGCAAATTTTGCCCTCACCTTCAAGGGGCAGGATGTCAGAAGGTGGCTGGTTAACGCCGCTTATGCTAAGACGGAAGCCGAATTTGACTATTGGTTTGATATAATGAGGTCAGAGAACCCAGCTATGTGTAAATGACTGCATCAAGTCTGCTCCCCCAGTGTAAATGCCAGTCCCGATAGTAATGGGGGAACCACCTATCTCCTCCCCTTCCATCCTTAGCATGCAGCCAGTCTATGTTCAAAGCGTCCTCGGGGATATGCTGCACTCCACCAAGCTGTGGGACAACCCTATCAACCTGATGCCACTCGATGACAGCAAAGTATATCAAAGAAGTGACCGCTCGCCAGATACGAGAATGCTCGTCTGTGAGTATCTCCGGATGGACCACAGCAAGTACATCAAGCGCAGAGTAGGGCTCCcatataatctgaaaaatcaaagtACATCAGACGTTGCCataacaagtatatatatattcacGACTCCAGAGCAACCCTAAAACTTAATCATAACAAGTATAATACTTACATCACGAGTGCTCATGCGATCCAATGCAAGCCTATAACTTATGACCCTCTGTTCTTTCCCATCGTTCGGAGGTAAGTAAGCAGACCACCTAATTGTAAATATAATGAGACACAAACTCGAAAAACACAACATACTATTTTTTAACCTATGAAAAAGACATAAAACATACTTGGATGCCAGTGGAAAAGAGAAATAATCAAACCCGGACGGCCTCAACGAGGGAAAACGCCAGAATATCCAACTCTGTAGCAACTGGAGGGGACCCGCAAGGTTAGTAACATTTCTGTTTGCTACCCGACACATACATCGGTACAACCAAGCCAACGCAACCGAACCCCAGCTATATCGCCCCATCTCATCAAGGTTCGCCACAAATGGCAACCACCATATATGTACCCGGTTCGCACTCTTGTCCCCAAATAACTGAGTAGATAAAAGCATCATGATGTAGGCACGTGCGTAGATGCGAACTGTCTCCTCGTTCGCATCTGGTGGTAGCACACTAAACCTCTCGTGGAACCATGTAAAGTGGACCGTCATCTGCTTAACCTTATTCGGTGGTGGCAGCTCACCGAATGGGTCCTGAAACCACTCCCAGGCTGGTCGACCACCCTCAATGTATGTTTCAAACTCACCTAGGCAACCACTCACAGCCTCCCCATCGACAGGCAACCAAAGCTGAAAAGCCACGTCCTGCAATGTCACTGTGCACTCTCCAAAAGGCATGTGGAACGTGtgcgtctcaggacgccacctctcaaCGAACGCACTAACCAATGGCTCATCCAACCAGAACCAATGGCTGTTTAGCCTGGCCAAATGGTACAATCCAGCCCTCTCTAAATACGGGATGATCCTATCATGCAGGGGCATATTCTGTTGCCGTCTCACACTGTATATACACCTAGTGGGCTGCAAAAAATAGCACAATCAATGCAGGATACAATTAAATTCTCCAATCCATAACGAAATTTCTTATCTAATAATAACACATATCTCCAAAATGTCAACAAATTTTTGACCGGTGAACAAATTAATCCCTAAAACCTATAAATAAGTAGTCAATAAACTAGCGAAATTAAGATGTAAAATATTTACTACAATAGCACAAATGACAACAAACTTAACTTATTAGATAACACCCACAATTATAAAAGTATTACAAaccttaaactataaaattccaaaaaaaaattctttatactTTAACCTTCATactatttttaaaactaaaagggACTAATCTATAAAATCCGTATATGCTTGCATTCATATCATTTTTCTAACTAAAAAATTGCTAAGCCTAAAAAAAGACCAAAATAATTAACTAACCTCGTCACCAATGGAACCGGCAACATGAGCAACACCGTTCAGTCGGTACATGCTCCTTCTGTCTTCTGCCATGATATCCCGCCGGAAGTCGCAACTCAAATACCTCGGACCCCCTCTCAACTTGCTCtgacctctctctagaatttcctctctctagaatttcctCTCCCAACCTCCAATTGCATAATCCGCGGCTGGCTCAGCGGTTTATATAATGATGCATACTTAACGTAAACCGCTATAGCCTCTAGCGGTTTACGCACATATCCCCACGCACATAAACCGCTGCTGGCAACAGCGGTTTATGACCATCTTCTCTCAAACATAAACCGCGATGAGCTGTCGCGGTTTCTATAATGCATTTTTTGAGCAGAATCCGCTGCTGGCTCTAGCGGTTTCTGTGCATCtctaaaccgctactgccagtaacGGTTTATATAATATAGTGAAACAACGTAATTGCGTAACCATTTttgaaacaatgcatttgcgtaaATTTGGAGTTGAAACAATTTAAAAACGTAAATTGCCCtagaaaaaattatcatttttactCAACTACTTAGTTATAGAGATTTTTTTCTAagacatatataataaattttgatataataaaacgaatataattaaaaaaagtccaaaataaaaatactattgtaGGAGGGCTT is a window from the Arachis hypogaea cultivar Tifrunner chromosome 1, arahy.Tifrunner.gnm2.J5K5, whole genome shotgun sequence genome containing:
- the LOC140183773 gene encoding serine/threonine-protein phosphatase 7 long form homolog; amino-acid sequence: MAEDRRSMYRLNGVAHVAGSIGDEPTRCIYSVRRQQNMPLHDRIIPYLERAGLYHLARLNSHWFWLDEPLVSAFVERWRPETHTFHMPFGECTVTLQDVAFQLWLPVDGEAVSGCLGEFETYIEGGRPAWEWFQDPFGELPPPNKVKQMTVHFTWFHERFSVLPPDANEETVRIYARAYIMMLLSTQLFGDKSANRVHIWWLPFVANLDEMGRYSWGSVALAWLYRCMCRVANRNVTNLAGPLQLLQSWIFWRFPSLRPSGFDYFSFPLASKWSAYLPPNDGKEQRVISYRLALDRMSTRDIIWEPYSALDVLAVVHPEILTDEHSRIWRAVTSLIYFAVIEWHQT